The following DNA comes from Cellulophaga sp. HaHa_2_95.
GCTTAAATTCATCAAAAGCGGCATTCAAAATTCTATGACTCGCTTCATAGGCATAGCCTAGCCCTTCAAAACCAGGTAAAAGCCCAAATCCAATATCAATACCCGCTACACCATCCCGATTGTAAAGTCCGCAGGTGCCAATTTTTACTTCATCATGTTTTGTGATAATAGTATAACAAGAAAATCCTAGCGCCTTTAGTTGTGGGAGCATCATACGTTTTATATAATCGGCAGCCATCGGAATAGAATGAATACCTCTATCGCCTACATATTTTATAAACTTATCTGTGTTCATTAACTGATAAATTAATTCAGCATCTTCCTCTAATGTAGGTCTCAGTTGTAAGCGTTCTGTTTTAAACTCTGTATACATTGTTTAGGTACGTTGTGGGCATGGTGCCTTTAGCCTAAAAATACAGAAAAGAAGTATAAAGTAGCTTTATGAGCTTAAAAAATGTTTGTTGAGGTTTAATATGATTGATAATTGGTGGGTACCTATATCTTTTGAAAAAGGATTTTTATGTGTAGAAATGCTATATCCATAAAAGATATTTACATCACCATAGAGTCCTAAACCTATTTTTGGTGTTATGACAAAATCTCGTTCTTCAAAATTGCTCAGGTATTTAGCTTCTAAACCCAAATTAAGTAAGTAAGCATTGACCTCGTAACCAATTTTTAAACCATAGATATCTTTTCCTTGGCTAGGAGTCCATTCTAGAGCACTATAGATATCATTAGAGAAAAAGCCAGTATCGCCATAATTACATCTATGTAATGCTAGACCAATTTCCGTATAGAATGATTGTTGTATTCCTGCTCCAACACGAAACGAAATTTGTTTTTCAGAACTAAAATGTTGAGACCCCCAATTCGGGATGCTATCATTTTGAGTTTCCTGGCCGAATGCCATAAAACCTATACAAAGGATACAGATACTTAAACTACTTTTAATCATTTTTTTAATCTAAAAAATTGCGTACATCATAATCATCAATCTCGAATTTACCATTTCTGTATATAGCCTTCTGTTCTTCCAGTGCTCCAGTAGTATTGCTTTTATACGGGTAAGAAATGGTTTTTGTGTCCGGTTCATATGTTATTTTATAAGGCTCGTAAAATGTGAGTCCACTTTTAGGGAGCAATTCTTTATTCTCATCCGTAGGGTAGGATGTGGCTATAGATGTCCAAGAACATACGATCAATTCTGACCCTTGTCTAAATCCCTTCTTTTTTTTGGCAGTCTCTTTTTTGACTTTAAAAACGGTGGCAGAATAACAAGAGAAGGATAAATCATCTTGCCTTTCAATAATCAAAAATTCTTTAGCATTCAGCGCATGTACTTCTACAAAATATTGATGCCTTTTAAAATCAGTATGAACAATTTTCTGTGTTTCACGGTCTATTAATTCGGAAACATAATTAAGATGATAAAAGTCTTTTGAAAAATGATAAAGCTGTAATTTACTGGTTGTATCCTTAAAAGACTCAAAATGGAACATGGCAGCGTCACACTTCTCTTTCAGTATTTCTAATATGTTATCACTGTCATTTTTAGCTTCGATAATTTCTTCAATTTCTCTTGTGAAACTTTGTAATAGACTGTCTTTTAGATACTCGACTTTGTCAACTTCTTGCCCATACGTAATTAACGAGATGCTAAATCCTATGAAAATTAAAATTCTTCGGTGCATAGGTTACATTCTGAATGTACTATTTTTAACTATAGATTACTGAAAACTACTTCTTGTAGCAGCAACTATTTCAGTAGTCATAGTTTAAATTAGTTGAGCATTAAAGAGGTTAAAAATTGATAAGGTTAATTGTATTTTAATCCTCATTATTTTCATCAATAAGTTTATCTACAATAGCTTTTAATTCTCCTTTTTTGATAGGTTTTATAATATAATCAGAGATTTCACTTATTTTTTTAGCACGCTCAATATCGGCAGTATCTACCGAAGAGGAGACCATATAAATAGTTATTTTCTTTCCTAATTTAGGTTTAATCTTTACATATTCTTCCATAAACTGAAAGCCATCCATGATAGGCATATTGATGTCTAGTAGAATAATATCTGGCAATTCTTCATCTTTATGAAGGTTTTTTATCATGAAATCTAGGGCCTCTTCACCATCAGAAAAAGCAATAATTTCTTTAGCTAGATTCAGTGCTTTTATCGTTTTTATAACCGTAAATTGGTAGATATCATCGTCATCAACAATACAGAAATTAAAATTCTTAATCATATGCTATTTTTTAAATTTAATAGTGAAAATAGAGCCTTTGTTGACTTCACTCTCAACAGTTATTTTACCACCCATGGCCTCTACTTGTACTTTTGTCATAAATAAACCAACTCCTTTGGCATCTGGGTGGCGGTGGAATACTTTATTTAGGCCAAATATTTTCTTACCATGTCTCTGTAAGTTAATACCAAGACCATTGTCTTTAAAACTTAATTTTTGAACGCCGTCTTCTACAGTAGCCTTAATATAAATTTCGGGAGCTTTATCCTCAGCCTTATATTTTATAGCGTTACCTACTAAGTTAAGGAAAATACTCTCTAAATATACTTTACTGTACATAATTGTAGGAGCTTCTGTAAAATCGCTATATATTTTTGCATTGGTGCCTATGATTTGACCCGAAAGAATTTCTTTAGTTTTAATGAGGATTACTTCAAAGGAGAGGAGTTCTATATTTTTAGAGGTTTCATCTTTTGTTTTCAAAGCTTCCACGAGGGTGTTCAGGGTAGAAGTAAGGTGGTTTATTACACTCTCAAATTTCTCAAACAAGAGCACTTTTTCAAGATTTGTTTCGGCATCTTTATAAAATTCTAATAACGAATTTAGATTGCTCACAGGGGCGCGCAAGTTGTGCGAGGTTATATGTGCAAAATCTGCTAATTGGGTGTTTTTTATAGTCAGCTTATCAGTTAATAGTTCTAAGCTTCCTTTGGCGTCTATGATCCTTTTTTCAGCCCTTTTCTGAAAGGTTATGTCCCTAACTGCAGCAGAAACAAGTACTCCTTCTTCTGTTTTAAGCGGACTTAAGCTTATCTGAATTGGAATTTCTTTTCCATTTTTATCAATTCCAAAAAGTTCTTTTCCTTCTCCCATTTTTCTTGTTTTAGGAATATTAAAATACAGCTCGCGATGGCTCGTGTGTGTTTTTATATAGCGTTCAGGAAGTAATAATTCTACAGGTTGGTCTAAAAGTTCATCAAAAGAATACCCAAATAATTTTTCTGCTTGTTTATTGATAAGTTGTATTTTTCCATTTTCATTTACAATAACCATGGCGTCTGGTGCAGATTCTAATAAGCCTTTGAACTTAATTTCTGCCATTCGTTGCTGGGTTACATCTTGGCAGGTACCAATGATTTCAATGACATCTCCTTTATCATTTGTAATAACTTCTCCGAGGAGCTGGATTATTTTGATTTTGCCACTATCTAATTTAATGCGATGTAATAAATCGTAAAAATGTTTATCTTGTTTTGATTTTTCAAAAGATTGATTTACAATTTCCTTATCTCCAGGATGAACATAACTAAAATAGGTGTTATAGGTTAAAATCTCATCTGGATGTACTTCAAAAATATTATACAAGTTGCTAGACCATTTTACATTATCAGTAATAGTATCTAACTGCCAATGTCCCATCATGGTAATTTTTTCGGCATGATTTAATACTTCATTTTTACGTAGCAGATCTCGTTCTATTTTTTTTTGATCCGTAATATCTCTTATAATTCTTAGGTAGCCGTTGGTTTTACCATTATCATATTTAATAGGAGTTATGGTAGAATGTGCAATAAATGTACTGCCATCTTTTTTCCGTATGGTCCACTCTCTAGCATCATTCGCATCATGCTCAGCTAATATTTTATAGGGGTCAAAGTCATCGTTTTCTAACTGATAACGTGCCGCTAAATCTTTCTTAAAATTTTCAAACTCTTGCTTTAGTAGAAAAGAATCACTTTTTTTTATGCCAACCATTTCATCAGGAGAATATCCCAATAAGCTATGGGCTCCTGAATTGAACTGAGATATGATATCATCGTTTGTTGTAGCTACTACCGCTATTATTTCAGCATTTACGTTAGGACTCATTAAAATAGGTTTAGATAAGCATATTAATTTTAAGCTCGTGCATCAGGAATAAAACCATGATTTATTTCAACCAATTTTGATCAGGTCCATAAAGCCCTCAAGTATGACTGTTGTACTCTAAAAAATTCTACTTATTTTCTAAGTATAAACTTCTAGGGTGCCAATTTCTAAAATAATACGTATTATACTCAATACCTAAAGATTTTACGCACGCTATAAATATAGATAAAACTTACAAGTAAACCCTTAAGAATGTTTAATTTATACTTTCTAAGGGTATGAATTTTAGTTTGTAAGACAGGAATAAATATATTTTTTTTCGTGCTTTTTAAAGTGCTCAGAACACTGATACTAGTAGGGTTTATTCAATTGTTTCTATCTTTTGCCTTATAATGTAGAGCTTACATTAATCAGGTATCGACTTTAATTCTGCTATATCACTTTTTGTGAACATATTTTTAAGTTTAGCCACGAAACCTGTATTTAAATTAAGAGATAGCGTGGCTTTTTTTCGAAT
Coding sequences within:
- a CDS encoding response regulator, encoding MIKNFNFCIVDDDDIYQFTVIKTIKALNLAKEIIAFSDGEEALDFMIKNLHKDEELPDIILLDINMPIMDGFQFMEEYVKIKPKLGKKITIYMVSSSVDTADIERAKKISEISDYIIKPIKKGELKAIVDKLIDENNED
- a CDS encoding sensor histidine kinase, with protein sequence MSPNVNAEIIAVVATTNDDIISQFNSGAHSLLGYSPDEMVGIKKSDSFLLKQEFENFKKDLAARYQLENDDFDPYKILAEHDANDAREWTIRKKDGSTFIAHSTITPIKYDNGKTNGYLRIIRDITDQKKIERDLLRKNEVLNHAEKITMMGHWQLDTITDNVKWSSNLYNIFEVHPDEILTYNTYFSYVHPGDKEIVNQSFEKSKQDKHFYDLLHRIKLDSGKIKIIQLLGEVITNDKGDVIEIIGTCQDVTQQRMAEIKFKGLLESAPDAMVIVNENGKIQLINKQAEKLFGYSFDELLDQPVELLLPERYIKTHTSHRELYFNIPKTRKMGEGKELFGIDKNGKEIPIQISLSPLKTEEGVLVSAAVRDITFQKRAEKRIIDAKGSLELLTDKLTIKNTQLADFAHITSHNLRAPVSNLNSLLEFYKDAETNLEKVLLFEKFESVINHLTSTLNTLVEALKTKDETSKNIELLSFEVILIKTKEILSGQIIGTNAKIYSDFTEAPTIMYSKVYLESIFLNLVGNAIKYKAEDKAPEIYIKATVEDGVQKLSFKDNGLGINLQRHGKKIFGLNKVFHRHPDAKGVGLFMTKVQVEAMGGKITVESEVNKGSIFTIKFKK
- a CDS encoding GNAT family N-acetyltransferase, giving the protein MYTEFKTERLQLRPTLEEDAELIYQLMNTDKFIKYVGDRGIHSIPMAADYIKRMMLPQLKALGFSCYTIITKHDEVKIGTCGLYNRDGVAGIDIGFGLLPGFEGLGYAYEASHRILNAAFDEFKLNEVKAITSKENFSSQKLLEKLGLKKVGITKLPNSDEEILLYILEANKRRIAQKD